TTAGAAAGCAAAAGCTTGTTCACTGGATACTCTGGTGGGACACCGCCGCTGTAATCAAAGCCTGAGAGAAACAGTGGTTTCAGCTTCGTCTTTTTCCCGGGCACCGCGGTCAGTCTCACGAGCGATTGTTTGTGCGTGTTGCTTCAAAGTTACTGGCCGTTTGACGAATCCGAGGCGTCTCGTTGAGTTTAGGTCTCAGTCCGTCTTTTGTACCTTTTCCTGGTTCTTCTGAATTTTGTGATGGACGACTTTGACCGTGGTGAGAAAATTCCCCAGGAAGAGGACGAGAAATGTCAGCGCCAACATAAATACCTGAAAGAGATTTCAAGACAAGACGAAGCAAGGAGATAAAAATAGTCAGGAACAGTGTTTAGTTTAAGAAAGactggctgcacatctttgggGCCAACTAATAGTGTCACCCTTATTCAATGTGCCCCCAAAATgtgcttaaataaataaaagctattCTATTCTTGAGTAATGGATCTAGCACTTCGATCCTTACCTGCCACTCCTTACAGTCGTCGTGTCTTGCCAAGCGAAACAGGGTCACTGAGTTGTACAGCTGCCAAAACTGCAAAGGAACAAGTGGTTTTATCTTTCATTATGTTGTCCCACAGTGTTTGATCCACATCTTGTTCAGACTGCCacaacaaatctgttttttttttttgtgtatccATATTGGTTTTAAAAATCTGACCAGGATCTTCCATTAAACCAGAAACATCCAGTTCTGCAACATAACTTGAAAGAGCGAAGATGATAAACCTAAATATTTCTCTGCATCCGTGTTTGAAAGCCGCATTAACGTCTCTACCAAAGCAAACCAAACGTCATTACCAAAGCAAACCATGCAGATAGGACACACTAATCCAATTTGATCAGTTGTAATTAATAGTCTGCCTAAAACAAAATCTCATGAAAACAGATTTGTCTGCAGTCTGAACATAATTATCATATTTGCTGAACTACATGCTCTTCAGACAGAGGCATTTTATAATATTCACACAGACTAAATGAACGGAAGAAGGCGAAAAGGCTGCAGCtcattttttgaaaacaaacgTTGTGTTTTGACTTACGTGGCCAAAAAAGAGGAACGGCAAAAGAAATGTGAGGCCTCTCCACATCCAGGACTGAAATCCCTCTGCGGAGACACAGAACAAAGAACACCGGTGTTGGGACGATGTGATTCCTGTATCCTCCTCTCTATGTTTGAGCAGCAAAATTACTGCGGCCTTTTACTTAAGTTACTGTGTCGTCTTTTGTGCGGCGGGACACTGACATTAACAACCGCCTCCATCTCTCACCTTTACCCTATTTTCCCCCTTGCTGTTCCAGATGGCTCAAGAGttcaaatgattaaaatgacTTCCACCAAAAATAGCCCCCCCAACTTACCCACAGTGAGGTCCAGCTGATTTCTCTCCCCCAGAGCCCGCAGTCGGTATAAGCAGCCGCTCTGGTAGTAATACTGGAGGAACTGAACAAAACCTGCAGGAAAAAAACCACACATCTATCTCAATCACCATCGTCAGATTAACACCAGTTACTTTCCacaagggctgaacaatttggtGAAAATAtccaaatgtgactttttaaagtcaagTTTTTGTTCAGAATTCACTGCgttaacagacacaaaacataACGGAGCAGTATCACATGacacagcacaaaaaaacaaaacaaaacaaaacagaaaagctTCCAAGAAGATATAAATTGCTTATCACCAATGCCATGGTAACATGGTATtgaataaatacacattaaacCAGTTTATGTCATTCAATTGTGACAGAAACAATTATGACATCTACTTTCCACAAAAgaaacagagtaaaaaaaaacaaagatacaaACTAGGACAACATAAGCCTGAAATATGAAGCTCATTATGTCCTGAAACACAAcccatcacacacaaaaaaacaggatCCACACTATCTCGATGAAGAGTGACTCATCAGGTGAGGTCTCCTCACGTTAGCTGTCACACGGCGAGTCTACATGTGATAAACTGAAGCAGTGGCTGTAAACCACCAGGACGTGACCTCACTTCTCTATTCTGGTGAGGCGGtaattcacagaaaaaaaagcatctacAATTAAGAATGGGCAtgaatattcaattatttttttgattataGTAGTAATTATAGTAATTATATcagaaaggtaaaaaaaatattgcatgaTTGCATTGTTAATCCCCCTTCCCTTCCCTGAGTGTTGGAAACCTATGTAGCCTTAGATTAAAACACAAAgcatgtttagtttgtccattgcaaaaaaaacagtgttaaaaATTGGCAGCTTCAGTAGACAACAATGCAGACAAAAAGTTGGTGATTGGACacgtatatataaaaaaatatataattatttaatctCCAATTTCTGCCATTTCAACTAAATTTTACACATCACATCACCTAAATTAATGACATCTCTATTTATCTTACATCCTTACACCTAACTGCCTGTGTAAACATTTAGTGTCGACTACCAAAGATTGCTGTGTCATCCTGCAGCTTAAATACAcgttatatatataaaaaaggccTGTCATGGACTTTTCATTGTTACGTAACAAAAGCGGTGTTGCGGGGTGATCTTGTCCTGGACTTACTCCGGCCTTGGCAGACTGTGAGATAGTATCTGACACATGTCTTTGCATCTCAATGGCGggatacttttacttttacttttaaatttaatGACTGTTGAGTTAATGATGTACTTGTTCCCTCGTGTACCACGATCGTGCCGATCAGGTAGAAGATAAATGTTAAAGAAAAATTATTCAATGATTGATTACTTGTCAAATTTAGAGGTTCTTCTTatcaaataattgaatatttggaGGTTTTAACTATTATCCAGAACATGGAGGAAATCTGAAATAAGTTTATTGATTAATCTATCAATTAACTggcagattaattaattattaaaaatcatTCTGGTAGTCATTTAGCCAActagtaaataaaatatacatcaaGTGAAAACAATGCAACTGTAACAGTACTCCTATAGCTGGTGTCTAAAAGCAGTGATCAACCATAAGCATTTAACCACCATGTACTTAGCAGAAGTGTGTGAACTTGACCTCAGAATCAGGCTACACTCAACCAaagtcaacaacagcaacaaaaacacaaggctCTCTAAAAATCACaaggtcactgctgctgctgctgtttaaagGATACAATCTTTATCAAACCAGccaataaatacacaatatcATCACCTCTGTACTCTTTGATCCACATGtgtaaaacagacagaaaaattcTTACTCTGATAAATGGAGAAAGCAAGAAACTGGCTTCTGAACATCTGATACATGGGTCCCTCTGGCCTGTAAGACGACACAAAGCATTGAATTAATACACAGCAGCCGTCACTGCTTCAGCATTTGACTAATCTGTGGAATCAAAGCAGACTCACCAGGTAAGCATTACACCTGACAGGAAGGTGGATACATAATGATGGGACACCCACCAACCTTTGATCCTGAAAGAATGTGAGGAGATTAAGTTATAATatagaaataacaacaaaatgaaatatgaaaatgtaatgtCACCATTATCCTGACCGAAATAACCACAATTCACTATATTGTTGtgataattataaaaaatattctgTAACGATAATGACAATACACCATGATTTACTTATTGCTGGGACTTTCTACTGTGATGCACATTCAAATTGTACACTATTTAGCacctaaataataataaaggatgAATTTGCTTttacaaaagacacagaagaagaaaacagctaATAACGACAGTGTCGCAACACACCTGGAGCCATTGCTCATGAGGATGCTTTCCCTTATGGTCAAAGTGCAGTAGTACCACACGAGCAGAAAGTTGAAGATTTCATCAGTGACACTATACAAACCAGGGGAAATAAAACAGTGAGCCCCACTTTAAAAGTGCAAACATCAATTACAAAACTGCTTTAGGCGGAAAGATTTGCTCACCGATAGTTGAGAAAGAAGAGGCAGGTTATGGCTCCAAACATCAGTATTATCGTCATGTAAAGCTTAAATTTCTCATACTCGTCTTTGTAGGCAAATCTGTGAGAAGAAAACAGAGGAAACCGGGAAAATatgcaacaaatacacacaaatccaGTCTACAATGTTGTCCTGAGGCAAAAATACTTCACATACTTTGCCTGGTTACTGAGGAGCGTTACATTCACATTGCCCAGGACCAAATTCAGGTAGAGTCTGGAAACAACAAGAGAGCAAAAACATAAGTATAAAAGGACTTAAAGTCACAGCTGACATTGATAAAACAGGCGACATGGAAGTGAACTGACCCATTTCTCTTTGGCAAATACGCTTCCATATCAAAGAATACATTTTCCTTGTCTTTCATTTGCGTTTGGATGTCGGTCACCAGCTTCAAATCATTCTCCTCACACGTTTTTGCATATCTGTAGACAAGACACAATGTTGGCGAGTGAAAAAGTAAACAAGAGGAAGAATTCCGGAACACTCCGTGTCATAAGATTGAGTATGATTATGCTAATGATTGGTCTTTAATTATAGAGTACTTTTTAAAACCACTACAAGTGAAAACAAGCAACATCACTGTATATTACAGATACAGGAAATATcaaggaaatacaaaaaaaacttgtcaaACCAGCAGGGcagtcaatgaaaacaaaaccagtTAGTGCCACCAGTTAGAATATGCGTCAATAAAATCCATAAAATCTATGAGAATCCAGACATAAAAATTTATTAAAATCCAGAAAAGCAGATTGAGAGCAGATTAAAATGAGTTCACTGGATGGATTTAAAGACCTGACTCTGAGGCATCTTTTCACAGCTTCCAACCGTACCATGATATGTTAGTAAAAACAAGTGATAATGATTCTGTGTAAAGTTTGCAATTTACCTgaaataactaaaataaaatgtccacaaacaacaGCACTGAAATAAAACTGGCCAAACGTTTATTTGCTGAGTAAACATGTTGTTCATCTGAGCTGAAGAAATCCAATAACTCCGCCTTGACTTGGGGTTTGTTTTAATATGGCGAGATTTTGTGTGATCATAAACTGTTTCCTCATCCTGTTGACTTTAccgcaaaacattttttaaagtggaGATAAAATATCAACCATCATGCTGACACGTCCACAACATGTGCCTTAAAGGCAACAATGCATGATGATCATCATGTGGGTCCAGTGGAAAAAGGTTTTTCATCACATGGCAAATTAGAGCTACAAGATAACTAAcgattttctcgattaatcgagtacttgttttattcagttttaatgatttctttgttatatggagcaaagaaccacaaaatcacatttaagaagctgaaaaaccagaaaactagaaaatagttgatgattaatttagtaaatgattaataattgaataattgttgcagctctatagCAAATATACTCTGAAAGTGAAAAATGTGGTGTTTCATGTCACTGATCAAGAGAATACGTACTTGGATAAGCTGTGCCTCAGGTCTTTCAGGCATTTTCTCTGTTTACTGATGGCGCTGCTGCATGTTGTCTGAAGATTGGTGAGCTCCTCAAGCTTTTGTCTGTATACTTTGTGAGTTTCCTGGGGATGAAACACatgcaaaaatgaacaaatacaatttgaaaGTGCAGGAATGTCTGCTGTACTGCGGCTAAAATTATCACAGGATAAGATCAATTTGTCATATTCTACTAAAATTACTTGTGAAAGAGGGAGATTGTGGCGTAAGCTCAATAAAACCTTTGCCAAGTTTAACACATTCTCAGTGGAGAACAGTGAAAAGAGTCTCTGTTCAGTGGAGATGTAAACACTTCCTGCTGTGAAATCTTGTTTCATCCTTCTGTCTCAGTGCAAACAGTCCATGACTCTAATGTGAGGAAATACAACGCCTGGTTTACACGCATTTATGCTGGTTAAGCAAAACCACATTTTCCACacttgactttgtttttgtcacatctaGCGGTAGATGAGATCAGAGTATGAACGTCAAggataaaaaagacaaatcgGAGGTCAGTCTTAGTTAGTTTTCCACAATCAATGTTTCAAAATGAAAGAAGCAGTCTGAACTTGAAATAAAATATCATCTCCTGTGTCCTTTTTTACTACGGTTCGAAGCAGATCCTCCTGACCTTTCAAAGGAGAAGCAAACCGACGGAACACCACACTGATCACTGTGCTTACAAT
This Solea solea chromosome 19, fSolSol10.1, whole genome shotgun sequence DNA region includes the following protein-coding sequences:
- the tmem120b gene encoding transmembrane protein 120B, giving the protein MSKPKFQTEWEEIEEEYQQLQETHKVYRQKLEELTNLQTTCSSAISKQRKCLKDLRHSLSKYAKTCEENDLKLVTDIQTQMKDKENVFFDMEAYLPKRNGLYLNLVLGNVNVTLLSNQAKFAYKDEYEKFKLYMTIILMFGAITCLFFLNYRVTDEIFNFLLVWYYCTLTIRESILMSNGSRIKGWWVSHHYVSTFLSGVMLTWPEGPMYQMFRSQFLAFSIYQSFVQFLQYYYQSGCLYRLRALGERNQLDLTVEGFQSWMWRGLTFLLPFLFFGHFWQLYNSVTLFRLARHDDCKEWQVFMLALTFLVLFLGNFLTTVKVVHHKIQKNQEKVQKTD